A single region of the Thermoleophilum album genome encodes:
- a CDS encoding NAD(P)H-binding protein: MLLVTGATGAIGRALVTRLVAHDAPVRCLVRDARALGDLRVRVQLSLGDLAEPRLPRGALRGVDTVVHLACARRDQREATIEEVIVGGTARLVAAARAAGVERFVYRSWLGAEPWAPARVLRAHAAAERIVRSSGLDATIVRPSLVIARDDRLGAMLRWCVDELGFVPLPGRGGAPSRPIWSDDVAACLARIVLASGPSATAPAGKGESSERRTPTARPRTDGRDRVEVLELCGPELLTQRQLLAAILRAQGVRRPVVPLPWSLVRRAGALVEALGRGEAPTLAELELLRSPSVCARGDVAVRALGVEPVPVALALS, translated from the coding sequence TTGCTGCTCGTCACCGGCGCAACGGGAGCGATCGGGCGCGCGCTCGTAACGCGGCTTGTGGCGCACGACGCGCCCGTGCGCTGCCTCGTGCGCGACGCACGCGCGCTGGGTGACCTTCGCGTGCGCGTGCAGCTCTCGCTCGGTGACCTAGCCGAGCCGCGCTTGCCACGCGGAGCGTTGCGCGGCGTCGACACGGTCGTGCACCTCGCCTGCGCGCGCCGCGACCAGCGCGAGGCGACCATCGAAGAGGTGATCGTGGGCGGTACGGCTCGTCTCGTCGCCGCGGCGCGTGCTGCCGGGGTCGAGCGTTTCGTCTACCGCTCCTGGCTCGGCGCCGAACCTTGGGCGCCGGCGCGTGTCTTGCGCGCCCACGCCGCTGCCGAGCGGATTGTGCGCTCGTCCGGTCTCGACGCGACGATCGTACGACCGTCGCTGGTCATCGCTCGCGACGACCGGCTCGGCGCGATGCTGCGATGGTGCGTTGACGAGCTCGGTTTCGTTCCGCTTCCCGGGCGCGGCGGAGCGCCGTCGCGCCCGATCTGGTCCGACGATGTCGCTGCCTGCCTGGCGCGGATCGTGCTCGCGAGCGGGCCTAGCGCGACGGCGCCGGCCGGCAAAGGCGAGTCGAGCGAGCGGCGCACGCCGACGGCCCGGCCGCGGACCGACGGCCGCGACCGGGTGGAGGTGCTCGAGCTGTGTGGACCGGAGCTCCTCACCCAGCGGCAACTCCTCGCCGCCATCCTTCGCGCGCAGGGTGTTCGGCGACCGGTCGTCCCCCTGCCCTGGTCGCTCGTCCGTCGCGCCGGCGCGCTGGTCGAGGCGCTCGGGCGAGGCGAGGCGCCGACCCTCGCCGAACTCGAGCTTCTCCGCAGCCCGAGCGTGTGCGCTCGCGGCGACGTCGCTGTCCGAGCGCTCGGGGTCGAACCGGTGCCGGTCGCCCTGGCGCTAAGTTGA
- a CDS encoding DUF488 family protein, translating to MQPCTAGNAEACSRGGAQAIFTIGHSRHPLERFVELLQRAGVELVADVRSRPRSRFPHFARGELARELECRAGIGYVHLPELGGFREPLAESPNTALRERAFRGYADHMQSPEFASGLARLLALARTRRVTVMCAESDWRRCHRRMVADALAGRGVTVVHLLPDGSTERHVLDHRARVVGGRLVYPVPEAAPGEQLSLPT from the coding sequence GTGCAACCGTGCACGGCCGGCAACGCCGAGGCGTGCAGCCGGGGCGGCGCGCAAGCGATCTTCACGATCGGCCACTCGCGCCACCCGCTCGAACGTTTCGTCGAGCTGTTGCAGCGAGCCGGAGTCGAGCTCGTGGCGGACGTGCGCTCGCGCCCCCGTTCGCGCTTCCCGCACTTCGCGCGAGGCGAGCTCGCGCGGGAGCTCGAGTGCCGCGCCGGGATCGGTTATGTCCATCTGCCCGAACTGGGCGGTTTTCGCGAGCCGCTCGCCGAGAGCCCGAACACCGCCCTTCGCGAGCGCGCCTTCCGCGGCTACGCCGACCACATGCAAAGCCCCGAGTTCGCCTCGGGTCTGGCCCGGCTCTTAGCTCTCGCGCGCACGCGACGGGTGACAGTGATGTGCGCCGAGAGCGACTGGCGCCGCTGCCACCGCCGGATGGTGGCCGACGCCCTTGCGGGGCGCGGCGTGACGGTCGTGCACCTGTTGCCTGACGGCAGCACCGAAAGACACGTCCTCGACCATAGGGCGCGTGTCGTGGGGGGCAGGCTTGTCTATCCGGTACCCGAGGCAGCGCCGGGCGAGCAGCTTTCCTTGCCTACGTAG
- a CDS encoding ABC transporter ATP-binding protein: MAEAGTVIAVRGLERAYGSVQALRGVDLEVRRGEVFAFLGPNGAGKTTTVEILEGYRARDGGEVAVLGEDPQRADRAWRARIGIVSQETSLDPFLTALETVAMFGRYYPNPADAKELLEWCGIAELAARRVGSLSGGERRRLDFAVALVGRPELLFLDEPTTGFDAAARREAWELVRGLRELGTTVFLTTHYLDEAEQLADRVAVIVAGRVVAEGTPRELAAMSERYRISFRLPSTDSGARPPLDGRWDGGRFELAVRDPRPALKTLIDWSLERGIELVDLDVRRPSLEEIYLELVGQEELVGRQGGE, from the coding sequence GTGGCGGAGGCCGGAACCGTGATCGCTGTGCGTGGCCTCGAACGCGCGTACGGCTCCGTGCAAGCGCTGCGCGGCGTCGATCTCGAGGTCCGGCGCGGCGAGGTTTTCGCCTTCCTCGGCCCCAACGGCGCGGGCAAGACGACGACTGTTGAGATCCTCGAGGGCTACCGTGCTCGCGACGGCGGCGAAGTCGCCGTGCTCGGCGAAGACCCGCAGCGCGCCGATCGCGCCTGGCGGGCGCGGATCGGGATCGTCTCGCAAGAGACGTCGCTCGACCCGTTCTTGACGGCGCTCGAGACCGTGGCGATGTTCGGTCGCTACTACCCCAATCCTGCCGATGCCAAGGAGCTGCTCGAGTGGTGCGGCATAGCCGAGCTCGCCGCGCGCCGTGTCGGGTCGCTGTCGGGCGGCGAGCGGCGGCGGCTCGATTTCGCCGTTGCTCTCGTCGGCCGACCGGAGCTTCTGTTTCTCGACGAACCGACCACCGGCTTCGACGCCGCCGCTCGCCGCGAGGCGTGGGAGCTTGTGCGCGGTCTGCGCGAGCTCGGGACCACGGTCTTTCTGACAACCCACTACCTCGACGAAGCCGAGCAGCTCGCCGACCGCGTAGCGGTGATCGTCGCCGGCCGTGTCGTCGCCGAAGGCACGCCCCGCGAGCTCGCCGCGATGAGCGAGCGCTACCGCATCTCGTTTCGGCTGCCGTCCACCGATTCGGGAGCGCGGCCGCCGCTCGACGGGCGCTGGGACGGCGGCCGCTTCGAGCTCGCGGTCCGCGACCCACGGCCGGCGCTGAAGACGCTGATCGACTGGTCGCTGGAGCGAGGGATCGAGCTCGTCGACCTCGACGTCCGTCGCCCCTCGCTCGAGGAGATCTACCTCGAGCTCGTAGGTCAGGAGGAGCTCGTGGGCCGGCAGGGAGGCGAGTGA
- a CDS encoding CAP domain-containing protein: protein MPPARAATYSEALGRDNAVTRRRAAGGAALALLVVLLLAALAGPIDRAGAATKPQRSSSCARAAATASVASLFDDTRRQIQARTRRAFVRATLCAINRVRARRGLRPLRLSRRLSRAAAAHSRDMVRRGYFSHTAPGGLTFLARIVRSGYLRGARSWIVGENIAWGMSSLATPAATLRMWMNSPPHRANLLSPRFREAGIGIATGVPGRPSAPGVTYTVDFGRKR from the coding sequence GTGCCCCCCGCCCGCGCTGCGACATACAGCGAAGCGCTCGGCCGCGACAACGCCGTGACTCGGCGTCGCGCCGCTGGCGGCGCCGCGCTTGCGCTGCTCGTCGTGCTCCTGCTCGCAGCGCTCGCCGGCCCGATCGATCGCGCCGGAGCGGCGACGAAACCGCAGCGCAGCTCTAGCTGCGCACGTGCAGCGGCGACGGCGTCGGTGGCAAGTTTGTTCGACGACACGCGGCGCCAGATCCAGGCGCGCACGCGGCGGGCGTTCGTGCGGGCGACGCTGTGCGCGATAAACCGTGTGCGCGCCCGTCGCGGGCTGCGCCCCTTGCGACTGTCGCGCCGGCTGTCACGGGCGGCGGCAGCGCACTCCCGTGACATGGTGAGGCGCGGCTACTTCTCGCACACCGCGCCGGGCGGCCTCACATTCCTCGCCCGGATCGTGCGCAGCGGCTACCTACGCGGTGCCCGCAGCTGGATCGTCGGCGAGAACATCGCTTGGGGCATGAGTTCGCTGGCGACACCGGCCGCCACGTTGCGGATGTGGATGAACAGCCCGCCGCACCGCGCGAACCTGCTCTCGCCCCGTTTCCGCGAAGCCGGGATCGGGATCGCGACCGGGGTGCCGGGGCGCCCCTCGGCCCCTGGCGTTACCTACACCGTCGACTTCGGTCGCAAGCGCTAG
- a CDS encoding glycerophosphodiester phosphodiesterase gives MSTAFKRVGHKGAAAHAAPGNTIASFEAALALGVDMIEFDVLRDRRGRLVLAHDAHDLAAREPLTLDAALDHLADARYAGIELDVDLKLPGYEREVLAAVRERGLLERTLFSSTWPESLRALAAAAPGARRGLSVPRVRRDYTKTVLAVPAYAVVQWWRRRLPARAARALAAGLCHALMVHRLLVGRRLVESVRAAGGELYVWTVDSAAEIVRFAELGVDGVITNDPALFATLAPAAEHAP, from the coding sequence ATGAGCACGGCGTTCAAACGGGTCGGGCACAAGGGTGCCGCCGCGCACGCAGCCCCCGGCAACACGATCGCGAGTTTCGAGGCGGCGCTCGCGCTCGGTGTCGACATGATCGAGTTCGACGTCCTTCGCGATCGACGTGGCCGTCTCGTCCTCGCCCACGACGCGCACGACCTGGCCGCTCGCGAGCCGCTGACGCTCGACGCCGCGCTCGACCACCTGGCCGACGCTCGCTACGCAGGGATCGAGCTCGACGTCGACCTCAAGTTGCCTGGCTATGAACGCGAGGTCTTGGCGGCTGTCCGCGAGCGGGGGTTGCTAGAGCGCACGCTCTTCTCGAGCACCTGGCCGGAGTCGTTGCGCGCGCTTGCCGCAGCGGCTCCGGGTGCGCGGCGCGGCCTCTCGGTACCGCGCGTGCGCCGCGACTACACGAAGACGGTGCTGGCAGTACCCGCCTACGCCGTGGTCCAGTGGTGGCGCCGCCGCCTGCCGGCGCGAGCGGCGCGTGCGCTCGCGGCGGGTCTCTGTCACGCCCTGATGGTGCACCGCCTGCTCGTCGGCCGACGCCTGGTCGAGAGCGTGCGAGCTGCGGGTGGTGAGCTGTACGTGTGGACTGTCGACAGCGCCGCCGAGATCGTCCGCTTCGCCGAGCTCGGAGTGGACGGCGTGATCACCAACGACCCGGCTCTTTTCGCGACACTCGCTCCCGCCGCCGAGCACGCCCCCTAG
- the groL gene encoding chaperonin GroEL (60 kDa chaperone family; promotes refolding of misfolded polypeptides especially under stressful conditions; forms two stacked rings of heptamers to form a barrel-shaped 14mer; ends can be capped by GroES; misfolded proteins enter the barrel where they are refolded when GroES binds): MAHKELKFDHEARQALEQGVDTVANAVKVTLGPKGRYVVLDKKFGSPTITNDGVTIAREIEVEDPFVNQGAQLVREVATATNDVAGDGTTTATVLAQRMVRDGLKNVAAGANPIALKRGIERAVDQVVERIKEMATEVEGKEQIARVAAISAGDDEIGDVIADAIEKVGKDGVVNVEEGQTLGMDLEFTEGMQFDKGYISPYFVTDQDRMECVLEEPYILIANQKIGAVRDLLPVLEQVIQAGKPLLVIAEDVEGESLATLVVNKLRGTFQACAVKAPGFGDRRKRMLEDIAILTGGEVITEEMGLKLENTQLSQLGRARRVVVTKDTTTIVDGAGDPEQIKGRINQIKTEIENTDSDFDREKLQERLAKLAGGVAVVKVGAATETEMKEKKHRVEDALQATRAALEEGIVPGGGVALLRSQKAIDLDKFEGDERTGAQIVYRALEEPLRQISENAGLEGSVVVNDVREAESKGVNYGLNAETGELVDLVQAGVIDPAMVTRSALQNAASIAKNILTTEAIVAEIPEKEQSGAGMPGGGGMDF, encoded by the coding sequence ATGGCACACAAGGAGCTGAAGTTCGACCACGAGGCCCGGCAGGCCCTCGAGCAAGGCGTCGACACCGTCGCCAACGCTGTCAAGGTGACGCTCGGGCCGAAGGGACGCTACGTCGTCCTCGACAAGAAGTTCGGCTCGCCGACGATCACCAACGACGGTGTGACGATCGCGCGCGAGATCGAGGTCGAGGACCCGTTCGTAAACCAGGGTGCGCAGCTCGTGCGCGAGGTCGCCACCGCCACCAACGACGTCGCCGGCGACGGCACCACGACGGCGACCGTGCTTGCGCAGCGGATGGTCCGCGACGGCCTCAAGAACGTCGCCGCCGGCGCCAATCCGATCGCGCTAAAGCGCGGCATCGAGCGCGCCGTCGACCAGGTCGTCGAGCGCATCAAGGAGATGGCGACCGAGGTCGAGGGCAAGGAGCAGATCGCCCGCGTCGCGGCGATCTCGGCCGGTGACGACGAGATCGGCGACGTCATCGCCGACGCGATCGAGAAGGTCGGCAAGGACGGCGTCGTCAACGTCGAGGAGGGCCAGACCCTCGGCATGGACCTCGAGTTCACCGAGGGCATGCAGTTCGACAAGGGCTACATCTCGCCCTACTTCGTCACCGACCAGGACCGCATGGAGTGCGTCCTGGAGGAGCCCTACATCCTCATCGCTAACCAGAAGATCGGCGCGGTCCGCGACCTGCTCCCGGTGCTGGAGCAGGTGATCCAGGCGGGCAAGCCGCTCCTGGTGATCGCCGAGGATGTCGAGGGCGAGTCGCTGGCGACGCTCGTCGTCAACAAGCTCCGCGGCACCTTCCAGGCCTGCGCGGTGAAGGCGCCGGGCTTCGGTGATCGCCGCAAGCGGATGCTCGAGGACATCGCGATCCTCACCGGCGGCGAGGTGATCACCGAGGAGATGGGCCTCAAGCTCGAGAACACCCAGCTCTCGCAGCTTGGCCGGGCCCGCCGCGTGGTGGTCACCAAGGACACGACGACGATCGTCGACGGCGCTGGCGATCCGGAGCAGATCAAGGGTCGCATCAACCAGATCAAGACGGAGATCGAGAACACCGACTCCGACTTCGACCGCGAGAAGCTCCAGGAGCGGCTGGCGAAGCTCGCTGGTGGCGTGGCGGTCGTGAAGGTTGGTGCTGCCACCGAGACCGAGATGAAGGAGAAGAAGCACCGCGTCGAGGACGCGCTGCAGGCGACCCGCGCGGCGCTCGAAGAGGGCATCGTGCCCGGCGGCGGCGTTGCCCTTCTGCGCTCGCAGAAGGCGATTGACCTCGACAAGTTCGAGGGCGACGAGCGCACCGGTGCGCAGATCGTCTATCGGGCGCTCGAGGAGCCGCTGCGCCAGATCTCCGAGAACGCCGGGCTCGAGGGCTCGGTGGTGGTCAACGACGTCCGCGAGGCGGAGTCGAAGGGCGTCAACTACGGTCTCAACGCCGAGACCGGCGAGCTCGTCGACCTCGTCCAGGCGGGCGTGATCGACCCGGCGATGGTGACGCGCTCGGCGCTCCAGAACGCCGCCTCGATCGCCAAGAACATCCTCACCACCGAGGCGATCGTCGCCGAGATCCCGGAGAAGGAGCAGTCCGGGGCTGGCATGCCCGGCGGCGGCGGGATGGACTTCTAG
- a CDS encoding NUDIX hydrolase: protein MTRTHSDCDEFSAGGVVVRHFRGRPFICAVEPRAGVLALPKGHVEPGETPLEAAVREVREETGLSVEPLEEIGDTRYWYTRGGRKVSKRVVFFLCRYRSGALRDYDRSEVLGAQWLPLDEAPERLSYPGERKIAARARELVARQWPQEPCGR, encoded by the coding sequence ATGACCCGCACCCACAGCGACTGCGATGAGTTCTCGGCCGGCGGTGTTGTCGTCCGCCACTTCCGCGGTCGACCTTTCATCTGTGCGGTCGAGCCGCGCGCCGGGGTCCTGGCCCTGCCCAAGGGCCACGTCGAGCCGGGCGAGACGCCACTCGAGGCGGCGGTGCGCGAGGTGCGCGAAGAAACGGGACTCAGCGTCGAGCCGCTCGAGGAGATCGGCGACACGCGCTACTGGTATACGCGCGGCGGGCGCAAGGTGTCGAAACGAGTCGTGTTTTTCCTCTGTCGCTACCGGTCGGGCGCGCTGCGCGACTACGACCGCAGCGAGGTCCTCGGTGCGCAGTGGCTACCGCTCGACGAGGCGCCCGAGCGTTTGTCCTATCCCGGCGAGCGCAAGATCGCCGCGCGCGCCCGCGAGTTGGTGGCACGGCAGTGGCCGCAGGAGCCGTGCGGGCGGTAG
- a CDS encoding Crp/Fnr family transcriptional regulator: protein MEPTRKSLTVAPEEAAELLRGTFYFAALDEGQLRELAAVAVPRSWERGEVIFREGDSGDTCYVVRSGAVLLTRHRHGRALAIAELRRGQVFGELALFRGERRSATAETLEPTTALALLAGDVERLIRADTSIAMRMLAAMAERVSATTDRLVQQSFQTVPGRVAATLLAQVTARQREGAPDRDVEVLATQAEIAGLAGTTRESASRFLQSLARDGVVTLRRGRVIVHTPERLRAYIA from the coding sequence GTGGAGCCGACGCGCAAATCGCTCACAGTCGCGCCCGAGGAGGCAGCGGAGCTCCTCCGCGGCACCTTCTACTTCGCGGCGCTCGACGAGGGACAGCTGCGCGAGCTCGCAGCGGTGGCCGTCCCGCGCAGCTGGGAGCGCGGCGAGGTGATTTTCCGCGAGGGCGACAGCGGCGACACCTGCTACGTCGTGCGTTCGGGTGCGGTGCTGCTCACCCGCCACCGTCACGGCCGCGCGCTGGCGATCGCCGAGCTGCGGCGCGGCCAGGTTTTCGGCGAACTCGCGCTGTTCCGTGGCGAGCGGCGCTCCGCGACCGCCGAGACGCTTGAGCCAACGACGGCGCTCGCCTTGCTCGCTGGCGACGTCGAGCGGCTGATCCGTGCCGATACGTCGATCGCGATGCGCATGCTCGCGGCGATGGCGGAGCGCGTCAGCGCCACCACCGATCGCCTCGTGCAGCAGTCTTTCCAGACCGTCCCCGGTCGCGTTGCGGCGACGCTGCTCGCGCAAGTGACTGCGCGGCAGCGAGAGGGCGCTCCCGACCGCGACGTCGAGGTGCTCGCCACGCAAGCCGAAATCGCCGGACTGGCCGGCACGACACGCGAAAGCGCCAGTCGCTTCCTGCAGTCGCTCGCCCGTGACGGCGTCGTAACGCTGCGGCGAGGGCGCGTGATCGTCCACACACCTGAGCGGCTGCGTGCCTACATCGCGTAA
- the msrA gene encoding peptide-methionine (S)-S-oxide reductase MsrA: MLWLSRKKLVLPAPEEALPGRSQAIVRPGVHAVLGTPLGGPFPEQCERALFGMGCFWGAERLFWQLPGVYTTAVGYSGGYTPNPTYEEVCSGLTGHAEVVLVVFDPSRIAYGELLRVFFEGHDPTQGMRQGNDIGTQYRSVIYYTTDEQRRLAESARDAYQRELATAGYGAITTEIAPAGPFYYAEDYHQQYLAKNPGGYCGLGGTGVRCPSPTAS, translated from the coding sequence GTGCTCTGGCTGTCGCGCAAGAAGCTCGTGCTTCCTGCGCCCGAGGAGGCGCTACCCGGTCGCTCGCAAGCGATCGTCCGGCCGGGCGTGCACGCCGTTCTCGGCACGCCGCTCGGCGGGCCGTTTCCCGAGCAGTGCGAGCGCGCACTGTTCGGTATGGGCTGTTTTTGGGGCGCCGAGCGGCTTTTCTGGCAGCTCCCCGGCGTTTACACGACCGCTGTCGGCTACTCCGGTGGCTACACGCCCAATCCCACCTACGAGGAGGTGTGCAGCGGCCTTACCGGACACGCCGAGGTCGTGCTGGTCGTGTTCGATCCCTCGCGCATCGCCTACGGCGAGTTGCTGCGCGTGTTCTTCGAAGGGCACGACCCGACACAGGGCATGCGCCAGGGCAACGACATCGGCACGCAGTACCGCTCGGTGATCTACTACACGACCGACGAGCAGCGGCGCCTCGCCGAAAGCGCGCGCGACGCCTACCAGCGCGAGCTCGCGACCGCGGGGTACGGGGCGATCACGACCGAGATAGCACCGGCCGGGCCCTTCTACTACGCGGAGGACTACCACCAGCAGTACCTGGCCAAGAACCCCGGCGGGTATTGCGGGCTCGGCGGTACCGGTGTCCGCTGTCCTTCGCCGACCGCTTCTTGA
- a CDS encoding Mrp/NBP35 family ATP-binding protein, giving the protein MPTRAQVVDALRAVIDPELRRDIVTLGMVRSIEIADDGRVSVVVALTTPGCPIRSHFERSVREVVAALDGVREVVVGFDVLTPEEKQRLQQQLGRPQGLPDGTLARVGNVICVASGKGGVGKSTLTANLAAALFAEGHRTAALDADVWGYSIPRMLGVHGRPRVSAERKIVPLVAHGGVRVISIEFFLSERDQAITWRGPMLHKALRQFLEDVDWGELDYLLIDLPPGTGDVSMTLAQLLPQAHFVIVTTPQPAAQSVAKRAAELARRYGLGIAGVIENMSAFIAPDGSRHAIFGSGGGEELADELDVPLLASVPLQPELRSCADEGQPLVLVDPDAPASQAIRQAARGLIAELPPRPILTAQPAESGITGTPLPMAH; this is encoded by the coding sequence GTGCCGACCCGCGCACAGGTTGTCGACGCGCTGCGCGCAGTTATCGATCCCGAGCTCCGTCGTGACATCGTCACGCTCGGGATGGTGCGGTCGATCGAGATCGCAGACGACGGACGCGTGAGCGTCGTCGTCGCGCTCACCACGCCCGGCTGTCCGATCCGCTCGCACTTCGAGCGCTCGGTGCGCGAGGTCGTCGCCGCTCTCGACGGGGTGCGCGAGGTCGTGGTCGGTTTCGACGTTCTGACGCCGGAGGAGAAACAACGCCTCCAGCAGCAGCTCGGGCGGCCGCAGGGCTTGCCCGACGGTACGCTGGCGCGCGTCGGCAACGTCATCTGCGTGGCGTCGGGCAAGGGGGGCGTGGGCAAGTCGACGCTCACCGCGAACCTCGCCGCGGCGCTCTTCGCCGAGGGGCACCGCACCGCCGCGCTCGACGCTGACGTGTGGGGGTACTCGATCCCGCGCATGCTCGGCGTTCACGGGCGGCCACGCGTCTCGGCAGAGCGCAAGATCGTGCCGCTCGTCGCGCACGGGGGCGTGCGCGTGATCTCGATCGAGTTTTTCCTCTCCGAGCGCGACCAGGCGATCACCTGGCGCGGCCCGATGCTGCACAAGGCTTTGCGGCAGTTCCTGGAGGACGTCGACTGGGGCGAGCTCGACTACCTGTTGATCGACCTACCGCCGGGTACCGGCGATGTCTCGATGACGCTGGCCCAGCTTCTGCCGCAGGCGCATTTCGTGATCGTCACGACCCCCCAGCCGGCAGCGCAGAGCGTCGCGAAGCGCGCCGCCGAGCTGGCGCGCCGCTACGGGCTCGGGATCGCCGGCGTGATCGAGAACATGTCGGCGTTCATCGCGCCCGACGGCTCGCGCCACGCGATCTTCGGCAGCGGCGGCGGCGAGGAACTCGCCGACGAGCTCGATGTACCGCTACTGGCGTCGGTCCCGCTGCAGCCCGAGCTGCGTTCGTGTGCCGACGAAGGGCAGCCGCTCGTGCTTGTCGATCCCGACGCTCCCGCCTCGCAAGCGATCCGCCAGGCCGCGCGCGGCCTCATCGCCGAACTGCCACCCAGGCCGATTCTGACCGCACAACCTGCCGAGAGCGGCATCACCGGAACGCCCCTGCCGATGGCCCACTGA
- a CDS encoding ASCH domain-containing protein codes for MYVLNFYSPVFIDQLRRGRKTATIRLGDKSQKYRKGTVVMVTVGYQHSPRERIFEAVIDSVEVKRVRDLSPRDIEHDNPEFRRLEETVHFLEQIYGRKISHDDIVTVVRFSQIVDRPSELTERMRPSAPAQN; via the coding sequence GTGTACGTGCTCAATTTCTACTCGCCGGTCTTCATCGACCAGCTGCGACGCGGGCGCAAGACGGCGACGATCCGGCTCGGCGATAAAAGCCAGAAGTACCGCAAGGGGACGGTCGTGATGGTGACGGTCGGCTACCAGCACTCCCCGCGCGAGCGGATCTTCGAGGCCGTGATCGACTCCGTCGAGGTCAAGCGCGTGCGCGACCTCTCGCCCCGGGATATTGAGCACGACAACCCCGAGTTCCGTCGCCTCGAGGAGACGGTTCACTTCCTCGAACAGATCTACGGGCGCAAGATCTCGCACGACGACATCGTCACAGTCGTGCGCTTCTCGCAGATCGTCGACCGCCCCTCGGAACTGACCGAGCGGATGCGGCCGTCGGCGCCGGCGCAGAACTAG
- the groES gene encoding co-chaperone GroES yields the protein MKLKPLGDRLIVRPIEEEEKTPSGIVLPDTAKEKPQRGKVLAVGEGRWDEDGERRIPLDIAEGDEILYSKYGGTEIKVDGEELLVLRESDVLAKVEG from the coding sequence ATGAAGTTGAAGCCTCTCGGTGATCGGCTGATCGTGCGGCCGATCGAGGAGGAGGAGAAGACCCCGAGCGGCATCGTCCTTCCGGACACCGCCAAGGAGAAGCCGCAGCGCGGCAAGGTTCTTGCCGTCGGCGAGGGCCGCTGGGACGAGGACGGTGAGCGTCGCATCCCGCTCGACATCGCGGAGGGCGACGAGATCCTCTACTCCAAGTACGGCGGCACCGAGATCAAGGTCGACGGCGAGGAGCTCCTCGTGCTGCGGGAGTCGGACGTGCTCGCCAAGGTCGAGGGCTAA
- a CDS encoding Fpg/Nei family DNA glycosylase: MPEGDTIRLAASRIARVLAGREVVDARAPRARDPSLRSVRTLVGRRCTGVHSHGKHLLVEFEGGLVLHSHLRMSGSWVVTERVAADAGARTGPSTGRRRETTSRLWLELLTDTHAVRQYGGPVLELRSSAGAALALARVGLGPDILAADFDLEAAVVRLAALDRRLAIADALLDQRALSGIGNIWRSEACFASGIDPFTPIGALTRDDLRTLVGRARELMLAAVATGSTRPRPVQVYGRAGRPCRVCGTAISARRSSEQGRTIYWCPRCQRRDARPAYAATAGAEPVPGYALHSAALPTEGAATADTRGRKRTEQPTSLSRRR; the protein is encoded by the coding sequence ATGCCCGAGGGCGACACGATCCGCCTTGCGGCTAGCCGTATCGCGCGCGTCTTGGCCGGTCGCGAGGTGGTCGACGCGCGCGCTCCGCGGGCGCGCGACCCCTCGCTGCGCTCGGTGCGCACGCTCGTCGGCCGTCGCTGCACCGGTGTGCACAGCCACGGTAAGCACCTGCTCGTCGAGTTCGAAGGCGGTCTCGTGCTGCACTCGCATCTGCGGATGAGCGGGAGCTGGGTGGTGACGGAGCGCGTCGCTGCTGACGCTGGCGCACGCACGGGGCCGAGCACAGGCCGGCGGCGAGAGACGACCAGCCGGTTGTGGCTCGAACTGCTCACCGACACGCACGCAGTGCGTCAGTACGGCGGTCCGGTGCTCGAGCTGCGCTCCAGCGCCGGTGCTGCGCTCGCGCTGGCGCGTGTCGGGCTCGGTCCCGACATCCTCGCCGCCGATTTCGACCTGGAGGCTGCGGTCGTAAGGCTGGCGGCGCTCGACCGTCGGCTCGCAATCGCCGACGCTTTGCTCGACCAGCGGGCGCTTTCAGGGATCGGCAACATCTGGCGGTCCGAGGCTTGCTTCGCTAGCGGGATCGATCCCTTCACACCGATCGGCGCATTGACACGCGATGACCTACGAACCCTCGTCGGCCGCGCGCGCGAGCTGATGCTCGCGGCTGTCGCGACCGGCAGTACCAGGCCCCGCCCGGTGCAGGTGTACGGCCGCGCTGGCCGTCCGTGCCGGGTGTGCGGAACGGCCATTTCCGCGCGCCGAAGCAGCGAGCAGGGACGCACGATCTACTGGTGTCCGCGCTGCCAGCGCCGCGACGCACGTCCCGCGTACGCAGCCACCGCCGGCGCTGAGCCCGTACCTGGCTACGCGCTCCACTCCGCCGCGCTCCCGACCGAAGGTGCCGCGACGGCAGACACGCGCGGAAGGAAACGCACCGAGCAGCCGACTTCATTGTCGAGAAGACGATGA